In Streptomyces sp. NBC_00433, a single genomic region encodes these proteins:
- a CDS encoding class I SAM-dependent methyltransferase — translation MTAHADAEQTIGEFYSEFPYPWHATRLTAPDDPGLHPALLAQELGDFTHRRMPRDARIWVPGCGVNQALIVALRFPGAEVVGSDVSTDSLNLCRTARDQLGTPNLTLREEGISEAGYRQEFDYVVCTGVIHHHPDPGLLLDRLAAALKPAGVLELMVYNTYHRREITAFQEAMRLLGREQDLWFARRAAGSLTRDSELTRRLRADLGEPEEQFADSWLNPCERNFTVRSLHETARAAGLALEAPCASPLATGLDLYDWRVPCADGQLLRRSEALDDVTRWQVTQALSVDRSPLLWFYLRRTDNPLPALREADRDEAFLDAVFAPVTASERVWVMGRSGGYRPLDAPQPLVTGPPPVAPWLAAEADGTRPLRELLAARGGPPARDELRDLRIRLTTPSFPHLRAVTHPG, via the coding sequence ATGACCGCGCACGCCGACGCCGAACAGACCATCGGCGAGTTCTACTCCGAGTTCCCCTACCCCTGGCACGCCACCCGGCTCACCGCACCCGACGACCCCGGCCTCCACCCGGCGCTCCTGGCCCAGGAACTGGGCGACTTCACCCACCGCCGGATGCCGCGCGACGCGCGGATCTGGGTACCGGGCTGCGGAGTCAACCAGGCACTCATCGTCGCCCTGCGCTTCCCCGGCGCCGAGGTCGTCGGCAGCGACGTCTCCACCGACTCCCTGAACCTGTGCCGAACCGCCCGCGACCAGCTCGGCACACCCAACCTGACCCTGCGCGAGGAGGGCATCAGCGAGGCCGGGTACCGCCAGGAGTTCGACTACGTCGTGTGCACCGGGGTCATCCACCACCACCCCGACCCCGGACTGCTCCTGGACCGCCTCGCCGCGGCACTCAAGCCCGCCGGCGTACTGGAACTGATGGTCTACAACACCTACCACAGGCGAGAGATCACCGCGTTCCAGGAGGCCATGCGGCTGCTCGGCCGCGAACAGGACCTGTGGTTCGCCCGCCGGGCCGCCGGCTCCCTCACCCGGGACAGCGAACTGACCCGCCGGCTGCGCGCGGACCTCGGCGAGCCGGAGGAGCAGTTCGCCGACAGCTGGCTCAACCCCTGCGAGCGCAACTTCACCGTCCGCAGCCTCCACGAGACGGCCCGCGCGGCCGGCCTCGCCCTGGAGGCGCCCTGCGCCAGCCCGCTGGCCACCGGACTCGACCTGTACGACTGGCGGGTACCCTGCGCGGACGGCCAACTGCTGCGCCGGAGCGAGGCACTGGACGACGTGACGCGCTGGCAGGTCACCCAGGCGCTCAGCGTCGACCGCAGCCCGCTGCTGTGGTTCTACCTGCGCCGCACGGACAACCCGCTCCCCGCCCTGCGCGAGGCCGACCGCGACGAGGCGTTCCTCGACGCCGTGTTCGCCCCGGTGACCGCGAGCGAGCGGGTGTGGGTGATGGGCCGCTCCGGTGGCTACCGGCCCCTGGACGCACCGCAGCCCCTGGTCACCGGCCCGCCGCCGGTCGCGCCATGGCTGGCGGCGGAGGCGGACGGCACGCGCCCGCTGCGCGAGCTGCTGGCCGCCCGCGGCGGCCCGCCGGCCCGCGACGAGCTCCGCGACCTGCGCATCCGCCTCACCACGCCCTCCTTCCCGCACCTCAGAGCGGTGACCCACCCCGGGTGA
- a CDS encoding TIGR00730 family Rossman fold protein: protein MAFSPSGARRVGVLCGSRGGRTPLYVEAAAALGDALGRRGADLVYGAGGSGVMGAVSQAAYRAGARVTGVIPHALHERERAVEACGEVFVVSSMHERKALMYRLSDAFLVLPGGFGTLDELMEVATWNQLGYHRKPVVLVNVGEFFQPLISMLDRMEEEGFFTARERSIVRAADGADAALDLLGLPRPASAEPMVPA, encoded by the coding sequence ATGGCTTTCTCACCCTCGGGTGCGCGCCGTGTCGGCGTGCTGTGCGGATCGCGCGGCGGGCGGACCCCGCTCTATGTGGAGGCCGCCGCCGCGCTCGGCGACGCGCTCGGGCGGCGGGGCGCCGACCTGGTGTACGGGGCGGGCGGCTCGGGTGTCATGGGCGCCGTGTCGCAGGCCGCGTACCGGGCCGGTGCGAGGGTGACCGGGGTGATCCCGCACGCCCTGCACGAGCGGGAGCGGGCCGTCGAGGCCTGCGGCGAGGTCTTCGTGGTGTCCAGCATGCACGAGCGCAAGGCACTGATGTACCGGCTCTCGGATGCTTTCCTGGTGTTGCCCGGTGGATTCGGCACCCTGGACGAATTGATGGAGGTGGCGACCTGGAACCAGCTGGGTTATCACCGGAAGCCGGTCGTGCTTGTCAATGTGGGGGAATTCTTTCAGCCGCTGATATCGATGCTCGACCGGATGGAGGAGGAAGGGTTCTTCACGGCCCGGGAGCGGTCCATCGTCCGGGCCGCGGACGGTGCGGACGCGGCCCTGGACCTGCTGGGCCTGCCCCGCCCGGCGTCCGCTGAGCCGATGGTGCCCGCCTGA
- a CDS encoding helix-turn-helix domain-containing protein has translation MSFIPQADPGTGPGRVSITDVRVLGAFAHPLRLRLLHHLMRTGPATASRCAEATGDSASNCSYHLRLLHRYGLVERAEAEQGADARDRPWRAVATGFDFLPDGDGPEALAAHSAVIGAELGELTRLARSFLASFGSLDEPWQRAAVFDTYALTLTPDELVHLVSVIDLLVRPYIVTNREQAPPQASEISFSLQAFHRPEEPR, from the coding sequence ATGTCTTTCATACCGCAGGCGGACCCCGGAACCGGACCCGGCCGGGTATCGATCACCGACGTGCGCGTCCTGGGCGCCTTCGCCCACCCCCTGCGCCTGCGCCTGCTCCACCACCTGATGCGGACGGGACCGGCCACCGCGAGCCGGTGCGCCGAGGCGACGGGCGACTCCGCCTCCAACTGCAGCTACCACCTGCGCCTCCTCCACCGGTACGGACTCGTGGAGCGGGCCGAGGCCGAACAGGGCGCGGACGCACGCGACCGGCCCTGGCGCGCCGTGGCCACCGGCTTCGACTTCCTGCCGGACGGCGACGGGCCCGAGGCGCTCGCCGCCCACTCCGCGGTCATCGGCGCCGAACTGGGCGAACTCACCCGCCTGGCCAGGTCCTTCCTCGCGAGCTTCGGCTCCCTGGACGAACCCTGGCAGCGAGCAGCGGTGTTCGACACCTACGCGCTCACGCTCACCCCGGACGAACTGGTCCACCTCGTCTCGGTCATCGACCTGCTCGTGCGGCCGTACATCGTCACCAACCGCGAGCAGGCCCCGCCCCAGGCATCCGAGATCAGCTTCAGCCTCCAGGCCTTCCACCGCCCCGAGGAGCCCAGGTGA
- a CDS encoding MFS transporter: MSATPRRHKPPDRTGTARNSPIRHPRFRALWAAGLIDDTIDWMLVTAIPIFVYRMTGSAGTTSLAFLIELTPGILVGSLAGVAADRYDRKNLLLGCTLLHAALVALLLLVSPGHLLWLVYTVIAGRAVCAQFVLTSKNALLPDLVDPGQSVAASNLVVLNSNLGRLGGSLLGGIMVAGGLRPVAAASVAGLLLAAAVVSRIRRPETTPATAPARPAPPDPSTATRRPGTSRLRQVARHWREGVAVILDDRRLRFSFLSAILCAIGQGLFVVLFVVFVAKTLHGSDAQIGVLRSVQGIGGITGGLALGVLGTRVHPKPLITWGALSFSVLALLIWNAPTTTAFGVYIGLFAVVGLPGGIYYAGILGMVQQRVPPGHLGRALGSFYTAFNGAQAIGMALAGLLADRLGPVPLLNAQALLYLAAGLTTLLVLGTRNTPEDRTAHTPPPQSPPPATDSAPATTPR, translated from the coding sequence GTGAGCGCGACACCCCGCAGGCACAAGCCCCCCGACCGCACCGGGACCGCCCGCAACTCCCCGATACGCCACCCGCGCTTCCGGGCACTGTGGGCGGCCGGGCTCATCGACGACACGATCGACTGGATGCTCGTCACCGCCATCCCGATCTTCGTCTACCGCATGACCGGCTCGGCGGGGACGACCTCCCTGGCCTTCCTGATCGAACTCACCCCCGGCATCCTGGTCGGCTCCCTCGCCGGAGTCGCCGCCGACCGCTACGACCGCAAAAACCTGCTCCTCGGCTGCACCCTGCTCCACGCGGCCCTGGTCGCCCTGCTGCTCCTCGTCTCCCCCGGCCACCTGCTCTGGCTCGTCTACACCGTGATCGCCGGCCGCGCCGTCTGCGCGCAGTTCGTCCTCACCTCCAAGAACGCCCTGCTGCCGGACCTGGTCGACCCCGGACAGAGCGTGGCGGCCAGCAACCTCGTCGTCCTCAACTCCAACCTCGGGCGGCTGGGCGGCAGCCTGCTGGGCGGCATCATGGTCGCCGGAGGGCTCCGGCCGGTCGCCGCGGCCTCGGTCGCCGGCCTGCTCCTGGCAGCCGCGGTCGTCAGCCGCATCCGCCGGCCCGAGACCACCCCCGCCACCGCACCCGCGCGGCCGGCACCGCCCGACCCCTCCACCGCGACCCGCCGACCGGGCACCTCACGCCTGCGCCAGGTCGCCCGGCACTGGCGGGAGGGCGTCGCGGTCATCCTGGACGACCGCCGGCTGCGCTTCTCCTTCCTGTCCGCGATCCTCTGCGCCATCGGCCAGGGCCTGTTCGTGGTCCTGTTCGTCGTCTTCGTCGCCAAGACGCTGCACGGCAGCGACGCCCAGATCGGCGTGCTGCGCAGCGTCCAGGGCATCGGCGGCATCACGGGCGGCCTGGCACTGGGCGTCCTGGGCACCCGCGTCCACCCCAAACCGCTCATCACCTGGGGCGCCCTCAGCTTCTCCGTCCTCGCCCTGCTGATCTGGAACGCACCCACCACCACCGCGTTCGGCGTCTACATCGGCCTGTTCGCCGTGGTCGGCCTGCCCGGAGGCATCTACTACGCCGGCATCCTGGGCATGGTCCAGCAACGCGTCCCACCCGGACACCTCGGCCGCGCACTCGGCTCCTTCTACACCGCCTTCAACGGCGCCCAGGCCATCGGCATGGCCCTCGCGGGCCTCCTGGCCGACCGCCTGGGCCCCGTCCCCCTGCTCAACGCCCAAGCCCTCCTCTACCTGGCAGCCGGCCTCACCACCCTGCTGGTCCTGGGCACCCGCAACACCCCCGAAGACCGCACAGCGCACACCCCACCCCCCCAATCCCCACCCCCCGCCACCGACTCGGCACCCGCCACCACCCCCCGCTGA
- a CDS encoding maleylpyruvate isomerase N-terminal domain-containing protein has product MRNTLDFPDLLRLIDERSAAFRAAVAAAPSLDVRVPTCPEWTLFDLVQHLGEGRRAWAATIAAGPDAAAKSAPRGDASAPRERQALPAWLTASTQELLDALREAGPDRGCWTWWGRSQSPRTCGAVARHQLQEIAVHTYDAQLTVGAPQPLPDEVALDGVEEFLSTICTTTVAWPHEPARVDYHAAEGRSWRNRLSGDGARLDRLPGSGTGPTAGEEPDAADASARGTANELVLGFYGRIPLNSLKLEGNERIFDQLVAWDPEQ; this is encoded by the coding sequence GTGCGAAACACTCTGGACTTCCCCGACCTGCTGCGACTCATCGACGAACGGTCGGCCGCCTTCCGCGCCGCGGTCGCCGCCGCCCCGAGCCTGGATGTGCGGGTGCCGACCTGTCCCGAGTGGACGCTGTTCGATCTGGTGCAGCACCTGGGCGAGGGGCGCCGCGCCTGGGCCGCGACCATCGCCGCGGGACCTGACGCCGCGGCCAAGTCCGCCCCGCGGGGCGACGCGTCCGCGCCTCGGGAACGCCAGGCCCTGCCGGCCTGGTTGACCGCATCGACGCAGGAACTGCTGGACGCGCTGCGGGAGGCCGGCCCGGACCGCGGTTGCTGGACGTGGTGGGGCAGGTCGCAGTCGCCGCGGACCTGCGGCGCCGTCGCCCGGCACCAGCTCCAGGAGATCGCGGTGCACACCTACGACGCCCAGCTCACCGTGGGCGCCCCGCAGCCGCTGCCGGACGAGGTGGCACTCGACGGTGTCGAGGAGTTCCTGTCGACCATCTGCACGACGACGGTCGCCTGGCCGCACGAGCCCGCCCGTGTCGATTACCACGCCGCCGAGGGCCGCTCCTGGCGCAACCGGCTCTCCGGCGACGGCGCGCGGCTCGACCGCCTGCCCGGATCCGGCACCGGGCCCACCGCCGGCGAGGAGCCGGACGCGGCCGACGCCTCCGCCCGAGGCACGGCCAATGAGCTGGTCCTCGGCTTCTACGGCCGTATTCCGCTCAACTCCCTGAAGCTGGAGGGCAACGAGCGTATCTTCGACCAGCTGGTGGCCTGGGACCCGGAGCAGTAG
- a CDS encoding alpha/beta hydrolase: MTEHLTIGDNTIAYDLIGEGPLVVLAHGLGDSRHSYRFVAPALAAAGYRVANVDVRGCGDSSLGWDGYSRSDIAGDLVALVRLLGGPAVIIGQSMSGGAATIAAATAPDLIAGVIELAPFTRKQLNDLGGLMRVKRYRSGATRMARVALLGSLPAWKKYLDLAYPAKPADWDGELARIEAKMSEPGRMKALQAMCQSAADAGAQLPNVACPVLVIEGSADPDWADPRAEGERIIADLPQGLGELAVIEGAGHYMHAQTPEKVVALALPFLARTLTLA, translated from the coding sequence ATGACCGAGCACCTGACCATCGGCGACAACACCATCGCCTACGACCTGATCGGTGAGGGCCCTCTCGTCGTTCTGGCACACGGCCTGGGCGACAGCCGGCACTCCTACCGTTTCGTCGCTCCGGCCCTGGCCGCGGCCGGCTACCGGGTTGCGAACGTCGACGTGCGTGGCTGCGGCGACTCCAGCCTCGGCTGGGACGGTTACAGCCGCTCCGACATCGCCGGCGACCTGGTCGCCCTGGTGCGCCTCCTCGGCGGCCCGGCCGTCATCATCGGCCAGTCGATGAGCGGCGGAGCCGCGACCATCGCGGCCGCCACCGCGCCCGACCTGATCGCCGGCGTCATCGAACTGGCACCGTTCACCCGCAAACAGCTGAACGACCTCGGCGGACTAATGCGGGTGAAGCGCTACCGGTCCGGTGCCACCCGGATGGCGCGGGTCGCCCTGCTGGGAAGCCTGCCGGCCTGGAAGAAGTACCTCGACCTGGCGTACCCGGCCAAGCCCGCCGACTGGGACGGCGAACTGGCCCGCATCGAGGCCAAGATGAGCGAGCCCGGCCGGATGAAGGCTCTGCAGGCCATGTGCCAGTCCGCCGCCGACGCCGGCGCGCAGTTGCCCAACGTCGCCTGCCCGGTCCTGGTGATCGAGGGCAGCGCCGACCCCGACTGGGCCGACCCGCGCGCCGAGGGCGAGCGGATCATCGCCGACCTGCCCCAGGGCCTCGGCGAACTGGCGGTCATCGAGGGCGCCGGCCACTACATGCACGCCCAGACACCCGAGAAGGTCGTCGCGCTGGCCCTGCCCTTCCTGGCCAGGACGCTGACCCTTGCCTAG
- a CDS encoding TetR/AcrR family transcriptional regulator, which yields MTEAGATLVDEIGFAQLSMGLVAERLGVKTPSLYKHITGQADLAHRIAVLAATELGDAIRDATQGRAGGDALAAAAQAMRAYVREHPGRYTAVNSARPDGPDDPFVPAGNRALSSLSAVLRGYHLDPAQEVHALRMLRSMLHGFSTLEVAGGFQYDTDADDSFTWMITFIDQGLQATTPTPGPAAPTR from the coding sequence ATCACCGAGGCCGGCGCCACGCTGGTCGACGAGATCGGGTTCGCCCAGCTCAGCATGGGCCTGGTCGCCGAACGGCTCGGGGTCAAGACCCCCTCGCTCTACAAGCACATCACCGGTCAGGCCGACCTCGCCCACCGGATCGCCGTCCTGGCCGCGACCGAACTCGGCGACGCCATCCGCGACGCGACACAGGGCCGCGCCGGCGGCGACGCCCTCGCCGCCGCCGCGCAGGCCATGCGCGCATATGTGCGAGAACATCCCGGCCGGTACACGGCAGTCAACAGCGCACGCCCGGACGGGCCCGACGACCCGTTCGTCCCCGCCGGCAACCGGGCGCTCAGCTCCCTCTCGGCCGTGCTGCGCGGATACCACCTGGACCCCGCCCAGGAGGTCCACGCCCTGCGGATGCTGCGCAGCATGCTGCACGGGTTCTCGACCCTCGAAGTCGCAGGCGGCTTCCAGTACGACACAGACGCCGACGACAGCTTCACCTGGATGATCACCTTCATCGACCAGGGACTCCAGGCCACCACGCCAACCCCCGGGCCCGCAGCGCCCACCCGCTGA
- a CDS encoding YafY family transcriptional regulator yields the protein MPRPVARVLALLELLQSGGIRTVTELADRLDVDERTVRRYAGHLVDLDVPVESVRGRYGGYRLAPGYRMPPLMLSDDEALAVLLGLVAGRRAGLATDTASETAAAKIRRVLPERLSRRLDAVLGSLAFTDRPGGAVAPESTVLLAIADAVDHHRPISIRYTAADGRRSERTLHPHGVVAHSGRWYVTAADLTAGEDRTFRLDRIAGVRTLPGSFEPPAGLDPAERVLTGLATAPYRHEVALRIQGTAEQIHTRLPAGIAIVEELPSPSGADPQAVRWSRVGLRVERLDWLPAVLASLDRPFIVERPDELRGLVEALAERLTNSARRSPPHA from the coding sequence ATGCCTCGCCCCGTTGCCCGCGTGCTCGCCCTGCTGGAACTCCTGCAGTCGGGCGGCATCCGGACCGTGACCGAACTCGCCGATCGGCTCGACGTCGATGAGCGCACCGTGCGGCGATACGCCGGTCACCTCGTCGACCTCGATGTGCCCGTCGAGTCGGTGCGCGGCCGCTACGGCGGCTACCGCCTCGCCCCCGGTTACCGCATGCCTCCGCTCATGCTGAGCGACGACGAAGCGCTCGCCGTGCTGCTCGGCCTGGTCGCGGGTCGGCGAGCCGGCTTGGCCACGGACACGGCGAGTGAGACGGCGGCGGCCAAGATCCGACGAGTGCTGCCCGAGCGGCTGAGCCGCAGACTCGACGCCGTGCTCGGCTCCCTTGCCTTCACGGATCGGCCCGGCGGGGCGGTCGCCCCCGAATCCACGGTCCTGCTCGCGATCGCCGACGCGGTCGACCATCACCGGCCGATCTCGATCCGGTACACAGCCGCCGACGGCCGGCGCAGCGAACGCACACTTCACCCGCACGGGGTCGTCGCCCACTCGGGCCGGTGGTACGTCACGGCTGCGGATCTCACGGCCGGCGAGGACCGGACGTTTCGGCTGGATCGCATCGCCGGGGTGAGGACCCTACCCGGCTCGTTCGAACCGCCCGCCGGACTCGACCCGGCGGAGCGCGTACTGACCGGGCTCGCCACAGCTCCGTACCGGCATGAGGTGGCCCTGCGGATCCAGGGGACGGCCGAGCAGATCCACACCCGGCTTCCCGCCGGCATCGCGATCGTGGAGGAACTCCCTTCCCCGAGCGGCGCAGATCCGCAGGCCGTGCGCTGGTCCCGCGTCGGACTCCGGGTGGAACGGCTCGACTGGCTGCCGGCTGTCCTCGCCTCGCTGGACCGGCCCTTCATCGTCGAACGCCCAGATGAGCTCCGCGGCCTCGTCGAAGCTCTCGCCGAACGGCTCACGAACTCTGCCCGGCGAAGCCCGCCTCACGCATGA
- a CDS encoding VOC family protein, which translates to MDFASIRIITGDVARLVNFYECATGVSADWSNEDFAELRTTSATLAIGSTRTVPLFAPGSARPADNHSVILEFLVDDVDGVHKNLTGFVEDFVNEPTTMPWGNRSLLFRDPDGNLVNFFTPLTPAAIEKFAR; encoded by the coding sequence ATGGACTTTGCCTCTATCCGCATCATCACGGGCGACGTCGCCCGCCTCGTCAACTTCTACGAGTGCGCCACCGGAGTATCTGCCGACTGGTCCAACGAGGACTTCGCGGAGCTCAGGACCACCTCGGCCACCCTCGCGATCGGCAGCACCCGCACCGTCCCCCTGTTCGCGCCCGGCTCCGCCCGCCCGGCCGACAACCACAGTGTCATCCTCGAATTCCTCGTCGACGACGTGGACGGCGTGCACAAGAACCTGACCGGCTTCGTGGAGGACTTCGTCAACGAACCCACCACGATGCCCTGGGGCAACCGTTCGCTCCTGTTCCGCGACCCCGACGGCAACCTCGTCAACTTCTTCACCCCCCTCACCCCGGCTGCCATCGAGAAGTTCGCTCGCTGA
- a CDS encoding cytochrome P450, with amino-acid sequence MGDRGTEFARVPGSRPAVGHFLRLRRDPLGFLDSLPEYGDLVQVRLGPWRAFVACHPDVAHEVLTDFRRFDRTGPVYDKVRQAMGAGLATAKYHDHRRQRLVMQPAFRHEHLRGYVEVMRDQVTAATSDWRDSQVLDLTEAMFDLTTRVALATLFSSRLDGQQARELRNAFDVFLSGLTSRAALPGIGRLPTPGNRRYARALAHWQAQVRRLIAGYGEPGTGQDDLMSRLLAARDEEGRALSHQELSDQVAVLLLAGGETTSSAVVWAVHLLSGRPDVLAAVRAEADEVLAGRAAGFADLPRLKLIGRVVKETLRLYPPGWLTLRTATRDTTLGGHRLAAGSMVLVSPYLLHRREEFHHDAAHFEPDRWLAGTPPTRGAYLPFGAGATKCIGEEFGQAEATVILASLLGRWELTPIGGPVTCSARLVLSPASFPVRLIARSATG; translated from the coding sequence GTGGGCGATCGTGGTACGGAGTTCGCGCGGGTGCCGGGGAGCCGGCCGGCGGTCGGCCACTTCCTGCGGTTGCGTCGGGACCCGCTGGGCTTCCTGGACTCGCTGCCGGAGTACGGGGACCTGGTGCAGGTGCGGCTCGGCCCCTGGCGGGCGTTCGTGGCCTGCCACCCGGACGTGGCCCACGAGGTGCTGACCGACTTCCGGCGCTTCGACCGCACCGGCCCCGTCTACGACAAAGTGCGCCAGGCCATGGGCGCGGGTCTCGCGACCGCCAAATACCACGATCACCGCCGGCAGCGACTGGTGATGCAACCGGCCTTCCGGCACGAGCACCTGCGCGGCTACGTCGAGGTGATGCGCGACCAGGTGACCGCGGCCACCTCCGACTGGCGGGACAGCCAGGTACTCGACCTCACCGAGGCCATGTTCGACCTCACCACCAGGGTGGCACTCGCCACGCTGTTCTCGTCCCGACTGGACGGACAGCAGGCGCGAGAACTGCGGAACGCCTTCGACGTCTTCCTCAGCGGCCTCACCTCCCGGGCGGCACTGCCCGGCATCGGCCGGTTGCCGACGCCGGGCAACCGCCGCTACGCACGGGCCCTCGCACACTGGCAGGCCCAGGTGCGCCGGCTCATCGCGGGCTACGGCGAGCCGGGCACCGGACAGGACGACCTGATGTCGCGGCTGCTGGCAGCCCGGGACGAGGAGGGCCGCGCACTGTCGCACCAAGAGCTCTCCGACCAGGTCGCCGTGCTGCTGCTGGCCGGCGGGGAGACGACGTCGTCGGCTGTGGTGTGGGCCGTCCACCTGCTGTCGGGCCGCCCGGACGTCCTCGCCGCGGTACGGGCCGAGGCGGACGAGGTGCTCGCCGGGCGGGCGGCGGGCTTCGCGGACCTGCCACGACTGAAGCTGATCGGCCGGGTCGTGAAGGAGACCCTGCGGCTCTACCCGCCGGGCTGGCTGACACTGCGGACCGCCACACGCGACACCACACTGGGCGGCCACCGACTGGCGGCAGGCAGCATGGTGCTGGTCAGCCCCTACCTCCTGCACCGCCGGGAGGAATTCCACCACGATGCCGCCCACTTCGAACCGGACCGCTGGCTCGCAGGCACACCGCCCACGCGCGGCGCCTACCTGCCCTTCGGCGCGGGCGCCACCAAATGCATCGGGGAGGAATTCGGTCAGGCGGAGGCGACCGTGATCCTGGCGTCCCTGCTGGGCCGGTGGGAGCTGACGCCGATCGGAGGGCCGGTCACATGCTCGGCCCGGCTTGTCCTCTCGCCGGCGTCATTCCCGGTGCGGCTCATCGCACGGTCTGCCACCGGCTGA
- a CDS encoding toxin Doc: MPPVLHIDVPWLLDVQEQALPEDVTVADYSALVAAVARHKTKIPRHDASTPDPAWRAAALLHTLVRLEPLPYRNSLYACQVAAAYMHASGEGIDPPYGALVDLVRDIQSRKADLFAAADRIRTWRI; the protein is encoded by the coding sequence ATGCCGCCGGTGCTCCACATCGACGTGCCCTGGCTGCTGGACGTCCAGGAGCAGGCGCTGCCCGAGGACGTGACGGTGGCCGACTACTCCGCGCTGGTCGCGGCCGTCGCGCGCCACAAGACGAAGATCCCCCGGCATGACGCCTCCACCCCCGACCCGGCCTGGCGGGCAGCCGCGCTCCTGCACACCCTGGTACGCCTGGAGCCCCTGCCGTACCGCAACTCCCTGTACGCCTGCCAGGTCGCCGCCGCCTACATGCACGCCTCCGGCGAAGGCATCGACCCCCCCTACGGCGCCCTGGTGGACCTGGTCCGCGACATCCAGTCCCGAAAAGCCGACCTCTTCGCCGCCGCCGACCGCATCCGCACCTGGCGGATCTGA